The following proteins come from a genomic window of Acinonyx jubatus isolate Ajub_Pintada_27869175 chromosome C1, VMU_Ajub_asm_v1.0, whole genome shotgun sequence:
- the CATIP gene encoding ciliogenesis-associated TTC17-interacting protein isoform X2 encodes MSSKHPSTGPRAKDHQPSALESSPPLEANAEAIHFLNNLQQEELQMLLFSETLAMVSDTGEPEGELTIEVQRGKYKDEFGIMSHCLLVHAFSQGFVDKMLCGISLLGYLSWDLHIMEQHTQEFIKLHILPMERKMSLVRQDDQLVMTRSVKEGEEVKTEVTFFPWSSTVGFVSEAANLLLLRVMAWRQLVPSNARFLALDTEGKLCYSTYQALGTQTIQVGHQEVDVFIVEQTVHSEEGIPGSCRFYLLSDGHLAKRIQVGSPRCCMITKMPVLRDKDEIEPAPVFEKKPLVWEEDMELYSRFLGRKEELRVSHNSYLRQHPEAQALISDFLLFLLLRRPADVVTFAAEYFGPFAKRNPPTPALRSSSRPSPFRSLDPERPTD; translated from the exons ATGTCCTCTAAACATCCATCCACAG GCCCCAGAGCCAAGGACCACCAGCCCTCAGCCCTCGAGAGTTCGCCACCCCTAGAGGCCAATGCCGAAGCCATCCACTTCCTCAACAACCTCC AGCAGGAGGAGCTGCAGATGCTGCTGTTCTCCGAGACCCTGGCCATGGTCTCAGACACGGGGGAGCCTGAGGGAGAGCTGACCATCGAAGTGCAGAGAGGGAAATACAAAGACGAATTTGGCATTATGTCGCACTGCCTCCTCGTGCACGCCTTTAGCCAGGGCTTCGTGGACAAAATGCTCTGCGGAATCTCCCTCCTGG GCTATCTTTCGTGGGACCTGCATATCATGGAACAACATACCCAGGAGTTTATCAAG TTGCACATCCTCCCCATGGAGAGGAAGATGAGTCTGGTGAGGCAGGATGACCAGCTGGTCATGACCAGAAGTGTCAAGGAGGGTGAG GAAGTGAAGACCGAAGTGACTTTTTTCCCCTGGAGCTCAACTGTGGGCTTCGTCTCCGAGGCTGCCAACCTGCTGTTGCTGAGGGTGATGGCTTGGCGTCAGCTGGTGCCCAGCAACGCCCGTTTCCTGGCCTTGGACACAGAGGGCAAACTCTGCTATTCCACTTAT CAAGCCCTGGGCACCCAGACGATCCAGGTGGGCCACCAGGAGGTGGATGTGTTCATCGTGGAGCAGACTGTCCACTCCGAAGAAGGCATCCCTGGTTCCTGCCGGTTCTACCTGCTCTCTGATGG GCACCTGGCCAAGAGGATCCAGGTGGGTTCCCCCAGGTGCTGCATGATCACCAAGATGCCTGTTTTGAGGGACAAGG atGAGATCGAGCCTGCCCCGGTGTTTGAGAAGAAGCCCCTGGTGTGGGAGGAGGATATGGAGCTCTACTCGAGATTCCTGGGCCGGAAG GAGGAGCTGCGTGTCAGCCACAACAGCTACCTGCGGCAGCACCCCGAGGCCCAGGCGCTCATCTCGGACTTCCTGCTCTTCCTGCTTCTGCGCCGGCCGGCCGACGTGGTCACCTTCGCCGCCGAGTACTTTGGGCCGTTCGCTAAGCGCAACCCGCCGACCCCCGCCTTGCGCTCCTCCAGCCGGCCCAGCCCCTTCCGCTCGCTGGACCCGGAGCGCCCCACCGACTAG
- the CATIP gene encoding ciliogenesis-associated TTC17-interacting protein isoform X6, whose translation MSSKHPSTGPRAKDHQPSALESSPPLEANAEAIHFLNNLRYLSWDLHIMEQHTQEFIKLHILPMERKMSLVRQDDQLVMTRSVKEGEEVKTEVTFFPWSSTVGFVSEAANLLLLRVMAWRQLVPSNARFLALDTEGKLCYSTYQALGTQTIQVGHQEVDVFIVEQTVHSEEGIPGSCRFYLLSDGHLAKRIQVGSPRCCMITKMPVLRDKDEIEPAPVFEKKPLVWEEDMELYSRFLGRKEELRVSHNSYLRQHPEAQALISDFLLFLLLRRPADVVTFAAEYFGPFAKRNPPTPALRSSSRPSPFRSLDPERPTD comes from the exons ATGTCCTCTAAACATCCATCCACAG GCCCCAGAGCCAAGGACCACCAGCCCTCAGCCCTCGAGAGTTCGCCACCCCTAGAGGCCAATGCCGAAGCCATCCACTTCCTCAACAACCTCC GCTATCTTTCGTGGGACCTGCATATCATGGAACAACATACCCAGGAGTTTATCAAG TTGCACATCCTCCCCATGGAGAGGAAGATGAGTCTGGTGAGGCAGGATGACCAGCTGGTCATGACCAGAAGTGTCAAGGAGGGTGAG GAAGTGAAGACCGAAGTGACTTTTTTCCCCTGGAGCTCAACTGTGGGCTTCGTCTCCGAGGCTGCCAACCTGCTGTTGCTGAGGGTGATGGCTTGGCGTCAGCTGGTGCCCAGCAACGCCCGTTTCCTGGCCTTGGACACAGAGGGCAAACTCTGCTATTCCACTTAT CAAGCCCTGGGCACCCAGACGATCCAGGTGGGCCACCAGGAGGTGGATGTGTTCATCGTGGAGCAGACTGTCCACTCCGAAGAAGGCATCCCTGGTTCCTGCCGGTTCTACCTGCTCTCTGATGG GCACCTGGCCAAGAGGATCCAGGTGGGTTCCCCCAGGTGCTGCATGATCACCAAGATGCCTGTTTTGAGGGACAAGG atGAGATCGAGCCTGCCCCGGTGTTTGAGAAGAAGCCCCTGGTGTGGGAGGAGGATATGGAGCTCTACTCGAGATTCCTGGGCCGGAAG GAGGAGCTGCGTGTCAGCCACAACAGCTACCTGCGGCAGCACCCCGAGGCCCAGGCGCTCATCTCGGACTTCCTGCTCTTCCTGCTTCTGCGCCGGCCGGCCGACGTGGTCACCTTCGCCGCCGAGTACTTTGGGCCGTTCGCTAAGCGCAACCCGCCGACCCCCGCCTTGCGCTCCTCCAGCCGGCCCAGCCCCTTCCGCTCGCTGGACCCGGAGCGCCCCACCGACTAG
- the CATIP gene encoding ciliogenesis-associated TTC17-interacting protein isoform X3, with amino-acid sequence MPVLLPKNAISAFPLSLGPRAKDHQPSALESSPPLEANAEAIHFLNNLQQEELQMLLFSETLAMVSDTGEPEGELTIEVQRGKYKDEFGIMSHCLLVHAFSQGFVDKMLCGISLLGYLSWDLHIMEQHTQEFIKEVKTEVTFFPWSSTVGFVSEAANLLLLRVMAWRQLVPSNARFLALDTEGKLCYSTYQALGTQTIQVGHQEVDVFIVEQTVHSEEGIPGSCRFYLLSDGHLAKRIQVGSPRCCMITKMPVLRDKDEIEPAPVFEKKPLVWEEDMELYSRFLGRKEELRVSHNSYLRQHPEAQALISDFLLFLLLRRPADVVTFAAEYFGPFAKRNPPTPALRSSSRPSPFRSLDPERPTD; translated from the exons ATGCCTGTCCTTCTCCCCAAGAATGCCATCTCAGCCTTTCCTCTGTCCCTAGGCCCCAGAGCCAAGGACCACCAGCCCTCAGCCCTCGAGAGTTCGCCACCCCTAGAGGCCAATGCCGAAGCCATCCACTTCCTCAACAACCTCC AGCAGGAGGAGCTGCAGATGCTGCTGTTCTCCGAGACCCTGGCCATGGTCTCAGACACGGGGGAGCCTGAGGGAGAGCTGACCATCGAAGTGCAGAGAGGGAAATACAAAGACGAATTTGGCATTATGTCGCACTGCCTCCTCGTGCACGCCTTTAGCCAGGGCTTCGTGGACAAAATGCTCTGCGGAATCTCCCTCCTGG GCTATCTTTCGTGGGACCTGCATATCATGGAACAACATACCCAGGAGTTTATCAAG GAAGTGAAGACCGAAGTGACTTTTTTCCCCTGGAGCTCAACTGTGGGCTTCGTCTCCGAGGCTGCCAACCTGCTGTTGCTGAGGGTGATGGCTTGGCGTCAGCTGGTGCCCAGCAACGCCCGTTTCCTGGCCTTGGACACAGAGGGCAAACTCTGCTATTCCACTTAT CAAGCCCTGGGCACCCAGACGATCCAGGTGGGCCACCAGGAGGTGGATGTGTTCATCGTGGAGCAGACTGTCCACTCCGAAGAAGGCATCCCTGGTTCCTGCCGGTTCTACCTGCTCTCTGATGG GCACCTGGCCAAGAGGATCCAGGTGGGTTCCCCCAGGTGCTGCATGATCACCAAGATGCCTGTTTTGAGGGACAAGG atGAGATCGAGCCTGCCCCGGTGTTTGAGAAGAAGCCCCTGGTGTGGGAGGAGGATATGGAGCTCTACTCGAGATTCCTGGGCCGGAAG GAGGAGCTGCGTGTCAGCCACAACAGCTACCTGCGGCAGCACCCCGAGGCCCAGGCGCTCATCTCGGACTTCCTGCTCTTCCTGCTTCTGCGCCGGCCGGCCGACGTGGTCACCTTCGCCGCCGAGTACTTTGGGCCGTTCGCTAAGCGCAACCCGCCGACCCCCGCCTTGCGCTCCTCCAGCCGGCCCAGCCCCTTCCGCTCGCTGGACCCGGAGCGCCCCACCGACTAG
- the CATIP gene encoding ciliogenesis-associated TTC17-interacting protein isoform X1: MPVLLPKNAISAFPLSLGPRAKDHQPSALESSPPLEANAEAIHFLNNLQQEELQMLLFSETLAMVSDTGEPEGELTIEVQRGKYKDEFGIMSHCLLVHAFSQGFVDKMLCGISLLGYLSWDLHIMEQHTQEFIKLHILPMERKMSLVRQDDQLVMTRSVKEGEEVKTEVTFFPWSSTVGFVSEAANLLLLRVMAWRQLVPSNARFLALDTEGKLCYSTYQALGTQTIQVGHQEVDVFIVEQTVHSEEGIPGSCRFYLLSDGHLAKRIQVGSPRCCMITKMPVLRDKDEIEPAPVFEKKPLVWEEDMELYSRFLGRKEELRVSHNSYLRQHPEAQALISDFLLFLLLRRPADVVTFAAEYFGPFAKRNPPTPALRSSSRPSPFRSLDPERPTD; this comes from the exons ATGCCTGTCCTTCTCCCCAAGAATGCCATCTCAGCCTTTCCTCTGTCCCTAGGCCCCAGAGCCAAGGACCACCAGCCCTCAGCCCTCGAGAGTTCGCCACCCCTAGAGGCCAATGCCGAAGCCATCCACTTCCTCAACAACCTCC AGCAGGAGGAGCTGCAGATGCTGCTGTTCTCCGAGACCCTGGCCATGGTCTCAGACACGGGGGAGCCTGAGGGAGAGCTGACCATCGAAGTGCAGAGAGGGAAATACAAAGACGAATTTGGCATTATGTCGCACTGCCTCCTCGTGCACGCCTTTAGCCAGGGCTTCGTGGACAAAATGCTCTGCGGAATCTCCCTCCTGG GCTATCTTTCGTGGGACCTGCATATCATGGAACAACATACCCAGGAGTTTATCAAG TTGCACATCCTCCCCATGGAGAGGAAGATGAGTCTGGTGAGGCAGGATGACCAGCTGGTCATGACCAGAAGTGTCAAGGAGGGTGAG GAAGTGAAGACCGAAGTGACTTTTTTCCCCTGGAGCTCAACTGTGGGCTTCGTCTCCGAGGCTGCCAACCTGCTGTTGCTGAGGGTGATGGCTTGGCGTCAGCTGGTGCCCAGCAACGCCCGTTTCCTGGCCTTGGACACAGAGGGCAAACTCTGCTATTCCACTTAT CAAGCCCTGGGCACCCAGACGATCCAGGTGGGCCACCAGGAGGTGGATGTGTTCATCGTGGAGCAGACTGTCCACTCCGAAGAAGGCATCCCTGGTTCCTGCCGGTTCTACCTGCTCTCTGATGG GCACCTGGCCAAGAGGATCCAGGTGGGTTCCCCCAGGTGCTGCATGATCACCAAGATGCCTGTTTTGAGGGACAAGG atGAGATCGAGCCTGCCCCGGTGTTTGAGAAGAAGCCCCTGGTGTGGGAGGAGGATATGGAGCTCTACTCGAGATTCCTGGGCCGGAAG GAGGAGCTGCGTGTCAGCCACAACAGCTACCTGCGGCAGCACCCCGAGGCCCAGGCGCTCATCTCGGACTTCCTGCTCTTCCTGCTTCTGCGCCGGCCGGCCGACGTGGTCACCTTCGCCGCCGAGTACTTTGGGCCGTTCGCTAAGCGCAACCCGCCGACCCCCGCCTTGCGCTCCTCCAGCCGGCCCAGCCCCTTCCGCTCGCTGGACCCGGAGCGCCCCACCGACTAG
- the CATIP gene encoding ciliogenesis-associated TTC17-interacting protein isoform X5, whose protein sequence is MPVLLPKNAISAFPLSLGPRAKDHQPSALESSPPLEANAEAIHFLNNLRYLSWDLHIMEQHTQEFIKLHILPMERKMSLVRQDDQLVMTRSVKEGEEVKTEVTFFPWSSTVGFVSEAANLLLLRVMAWRQLVPSNARFLALDTEGKLCYSTYQALGTQTIQVGHQEVDVFIVEQTVHSEEGIPGSCRFYLLSDGHLAKRIQVGSPRCCMITKMPVLRDKDEIEPAPVFEKKPLVWEEDMELYSRFLGRKEELRVSHNSYLRQHPEAQALISDFLLFLLLRRPADVVTFAAEYFGPFAKRNPPTPALRSSSRPSPFRSLDPERPTD, encoded by the exons ATGCCTGTCCTTCTCCCCAAGAATGCCATCTCAGCCTTTCCTCTGTCCCTAGGCCCCAGAGCCAAGGACCACCAGCCCTCAGCCCTCGAGAGTTCGCCACCCCTAGAGGCCAATGCCGAAGCCATCCACTTCCTCAACAACCTCC GCTATCTTTCGTGGGACCTGCATATCATGGAACAACATACCCAGGAGTTTATCAAG TTGCACATCCTCCCCATGGAGAGGAAGATGAGTCTGGTGAGGCAGGATGACCAGCTGGTCATGACCAGAAGTGTCAAGGAGGGTGAG GAAGTGAAGACCGAAGTGACTTTTTTCCCCTGGAGCTCAACTGTGGGCTTCGTCTCCGAGGCTGCCAACCTGCTGTTGCTGAGGGTGATGGCTTGGCGTCAGCTGGTGCCCAGCAACGCCCGTTTCCTGGCCTTGGACACAGAGGGCAAACTCTGCTATTCCACTTAT CAAGCCCTGGGCACCCAGACGATCCAGGTGGGCCACCAGGAGGTGGATGTGTTCATCGTGGAGCAGACTGTCCACTCCGAAGAAGGCATCCCTGGTTCCTGCCGGTTCTACCTGCTCTCTGATGG GCACCTGGCCAAGAGGATCCAGGTGGGTTCCCCCAGGTGCTGCATGATCACCAAGATGCCTGTTTTGAGGGACAAGG atGAGATCGAGCCTGCCCCGGTGTTTGAGAAGAAGCCCCTGGTGTGGGAGGAGGATATGGAGCTCTACTCGAGATTCCTGGGCCGGAAG GAGGAGCTGCGTGTCAGCCACAACAGCTACCTGCGGCAGCACCCCGAGGCCCAGGCGCTCATCTCGGACTTCCTGCTCTTCCTGCTTCTGCGCCGGCCGGCCGACGTGGTCACCTTCGCCGCCGAGTACTTTGGGCCGTTCGCTAAGCGCAACCCGCCGACCCCCGCCTTGCGCTCCTCCAGCCGGCCCAGCCCCTTCCGCTCGCTGGACCCGGAGCGCCCCACCGACTAG
- the CATIP gene encoding ciliogenesis-associated TTC17-interacting protein isoform X4: MPKPSTSSTTSEELQMLLFSETLAMVSDTGEPEGELTIEVQRGKYKDEFGIMSHCLLVHAFSQGFVDKMLCGISLLGYLSWDLHIMEQHTQEFIKLHILPMERKMSLVRQDDQLVMTRSVKEGEEVKTEVTFFPWSSTVGFVSEAANLLLLRVMAWRQLVPSNARFLALDTEGKLCYSTYQALGTQTIQVGHQEVDVFIVEQTVHSEEGIPGSCRFYLLSDGHLAKRIQVGSPRCCMITKMPVLRDKDEIEPAPVFEKKPLVWEEDMELYSRFLGRKEELRVSHNSYLRQHPEAQALISDFLLFLLLRRPADVVTFAAEYFGPFAKRNPPTPALRSSSRPSPFRSLDPERPTD; the protein is encoded by the exons ATGCCGAAGCCATCCACTTCCTCAACAACCTCC GAGGAGCTGCAGATGCTGCTGTTCTCCGAGACCCTGGCCATGGTCTCAGACACGGGGGAGCCTGAGGGAGAGCTGACCATCGAAGTGCAGAGAGGGAAATACAAAGACGAATTTGGCATTATGTCGCACTGCCTCCTCGTGCACGCCTTTAGCCAGGGCTTCGTGGACAAAATGCTCTGCGGAATCTCCCTCCTGG GCTATCTTTCGTGGGACCTGCATATCATGGAACAACATACCCAGGAGTTTATCAAG TTGCACATCCTCCCCATGGAGAGGAAGATGAGTCTGGTGAGGCAGGATGACCAGCTGGTCATGACCAGAAGTGTCAAGGAGGGTGAG GAAGTGAAGACCGAAGTGACTTTTTTCCCCTGGAGCTCAACTGTGGGCTTCGTCTCCGAGGCTGCCAACCTGCTGTTGCTGAGGGTGATGGCTTGGCGTCAGCTGGTGCCCAGCAACGCCCGTTTCCTGGCCTTGGACACAGAGGGCAAACTCTGCTATTCCACTTAT CAAGCCCTGGGCACCCAGACGATCCAGGTGGGCCACCAGGAGGTGGATGTGTTCATCGTGGAGCAGACTGTCCACTCCGAAGAAGGCATCCCTGGTTCCTGCCGGTTCTACCTGCTCTCTGATGG GCACCTGGCCAAGAGGATCCAGGTGGGTTCCCCCAGGTGCTGCATGATCACCAAGATGCCTGTTTTGAGGGACAAGG atGAGATCGAGCCTGCCCCGGTGTTTGAGAAGAAGCCCCTGGTGTGGGAGGAGGATATGGAGCTCTACTCGAGATTCCTGGGCCGGAAG GAGGAGCTGCGTGTCAGCCACAACAGCTACCTGCGGCAGCACCCCGAGGCCCAGGCGCTCATCTCGGACTTCCTGCTCTTCCTGCTTCTGCGCCGGCCGGCCGACGTGGTCACCTTCGCCGCCGAGTACTTTGGGCCGTTCGCTAAGCGCAACCCGCCGACCCCCGCCTTGCGCTCCTCCAGCCGGCCCAGCCCCTTCCGCTCGCTGGACCCGGAGCGCCCCACCGACTAG